From one Octopus bimaculoides isolate UCB-OBI-ISO-001 chromosome 1, ASM119413v2, whole genome shotgun sequence genomic stretch:
- the LOC106875686 gene encoding uncharacterized protein LOC106875686 translates to MVSSTLKWMLISLVLCVAVEAVFLPNTCKSRCLAVQCRNAMRITCQKLCTCKCRTPWEVRLNKENCPEPEHGGFEHDPTFGSQHQLVNYPH, encoded by the exons ATGGTTTCCTCAACTCTAAAATGGATGTTGATATCATTGGTGCTGTGTGTTGCAGTAGAAGCAGTGTTCCTTCCTAATACTTGCAAGTCTAGATGCTTAGCCGTACAATGTCGCAATGCTATGAGAATTACATGCCAAAAGTTATGCACGTGCAAGTGTAGAACACCGTGG gaAGTCAGGCTAAACAAAGAAAATTGTCCAGAACCTGAACATGGTGGTTTTGAACATGATCCTACTTTTGGTTCCCAGCATCAGCTAGTCAATTATCCCCactaa